From Funiculus sociatus GB2-C1:
GTAAATGTCTAACTTCTCTCGTTGGTCATCAGCAAGTATAGCTTTGCTCACTTTAGGAGTAGCCGTGGGTACAATTCTCCCCTTGGTAACTTCGGATTCACAAAAGGTAATTGCGGCTCCAGAATCAGCAACTAGCTTTCCTGATATTCAAGATCACTGGGCGAGTCCCTTTATTAAAGCGCTAGCTGAAAAAAACGGTGGTGGTAAATATGTAGTGAAAGGGTAAATATATAAACTAAAAATACTTTCGTTTTTACACTTTGCAGTGGTTATTTATTTGCCTCGGCAAGCGGTGATTTTGACAACTAGCATAATCCTTAATTGAAATCGATTTTTAAAGCTCATCTCATATTAAATGCTATAATTTTTTAAAAATATCAAAATTTTCAGTAATTATGCTTACTTCTAGACCTGACTGCCCTCGTTGTGGTTCTAACCATATTGTTAAAAATGGTAGAATTCACAATAAAAAACCTAAATATAAATGTCAAAATTGTGGTAGGCAATTTATTGAAAGCCCTAACAACAAGATCATTGATAAACCTACGTTAGATTACATTGACAAAATGTTACTGGAAAAAATTCCTTTAGCAGGAATTGCGAGGGTGACTAGCGTTTCTAAAAAATGGCTTCAAGATTACGTTAATACTAAATATG
This genomic window contains:
- a CDS encoding IS1 family transposase, encoding MLTSRPDCPRCGSNHIVKNGRIHNKKPKYKCQNCGRQFIESPNNKIIDKPTLDYIDKMLLEKIPLAGIARVTSVSKKWLQDYVNTKY